One Sphingomonas sp. LHG3406-1 genomic window carries:
- a CDS encoding type 1 glutamine amidotransferase domain-containing protein, which produces MNILMVLTSHDQLGDTGKKTGFWLEEFAAPYYVLKDAGHDITLASPHGGQPPLDPKSDEEDAQTDATRRFKSDEAAKAQLASTERLGSIDASRFDGIFYPGGHGPLWDLAEDADSKALIERSLADGKPVALVCHAPAVLRNVTAPDGSPLVRGRKVTGFTNEEEEAVGLTDVVPFLLEDELKRLGGDYSKAAAFQSHVQRDGLLITGQNPPSSDAAAEALLEALTRQTADA; this is translated from the coding sequence ATGAACATCCTGATGGTCCTCACCAGCCATGACCAGCTCGGCGACACCGGCAAGAAGACCGGCTTCTGGCTCGAGGAATTCGCGGCCCCCTATTACGTCCTCAAGGATGCCGGCCACGACATCACCCTCGCCAGCCCTCACGGCGGCCAGCCGCCGCTCGACCCCAAGAGCGACGAGGAAGACGCCCAGACCGACGCCACCCGCCGCTTCAAGTCGGACGAGGCCGCAAAGGCCCAGCTCGCCTCGACCGAGCGCCTCGGTTCGATCGACGCCTCTCGCTTCGACGGCATCTTCTATCCCGGCGGACATGGACCCCTCTGGGACCTCGCCGAGGATGCGGACAGCAAGGCACTGATTGAACGCAGCCTCGCCGACGGCAAGCCGGTCGCCCTCGTCTGCCACGCGCCGGCCGTTCTCAGGAACGTCACCGCGCCCGACGGCAGCCCGCTCGTCCGTGGCCGCAAGGTGACCGGCTTCACCAACGAGGAGGAAGAAGCGGTCGGCCTCACCGACGTGGTGCCCTTCCTGCTCGAGGACGAATTAAAGCGGCTGGGTGGCGATTACAGCAAGGCCGCCGCCTTCCAGTCCCATGTTCAGCGCGACGGGCTGCTGATCACCGGCCAGAACCCGCCCTCGAGCGATGCGGCCGCCGAAGCCCTGCTCGAAGCGCTGACCCGCCAGACTGCCGACGCCTGA
- a CDS encoding LL-diaminopimelate aminotransferase has translation MHTDFYRIERLPPYVFAEVNGMRAKMRAEGRDVIDLGMGNPDSPPPAHVIAKLAEVAAKPDAHGYSASKGIPGLRKAQAAYYQRRFGVELDPENEVIVTLGSKEGLANLAQAITAPGDVILAPNPSYPIHSFGFIIAGAAIRSIPAAPGDDFFERLRLAMRYTVPRPKALVIGYPSNPTAYVADQAFYERLVAFAREHEIWIISDLAYAEIYFGDTPTPSILSVEGAKEVAVEFTSMSKTYSMAGWRIGFAVGNRELIAALTRVKSYLDYGAFTPIQAAAVAALNGPQDCIAETRELYRRRRDVLVESFGRAGWDIPVPQASMFAWAAIPEAFAKLGSMEFSKRLLAEAGVAVAPGVGFGEEGEGFVRIALVENEQRLRQAARGVKKLLKGA, from the coding sequence ATGCACACCGACTTCTACCGCATCGAGCGGCTGCCGCCCTATGTCTTCGCCGAGGTCAACGGGATGCGCGCGAAGATGCGGGCCGAGGGGCGTGACGTGATCGACCTTGGCATGGGCAATCCCGACAGCCCGCCGCCGGCGCACGTCATCGCCAAGCTGGCGGAGGTGGCGGCCAAGCCCGATGCGCATGGTTATTCGGCGTCCAAGGGCATTCCGGGGCTGAGGAAGGCGCAGGCGGCCTATTATCAGCGGCGCTTCGGAGTGGAACTCGATCCCGAGAACGAGGTGATCGTGACCCTCGGCTCGAAAGAGGGGCTGGCCAACCTTGCGCAGGCGATCACGGCGCCGGGGGACGTCATCCTCGCGCCCAACCCGTCCTATCCGATCCACAGCTTCGGCTTCATCATCGCCGGGGCGGCGATCCGGTCGATCCCGGCGGCGCCTGGCGACGACTTCTTCGAGCGGCTGCGGCTGGCGATGCGCTACACGGTGCCGCGGCCCAAGGCGCTGGTGATCGGCTATCCGAGCAATCCGACGGCCTATGTCGCGGACCAGGCCTTCTACGAGCGGCTGGTCGCCTTCGCGCGCGAGCATGAGATCTGGATCATCTCCGATCTTGCCTATGCCGAGATCTATTTCGGCGACACACCGACGCCGTCGATCCTGTCGGTCGAGGGGGCAAAGGAGGTGGCGGTCGAGTTCACGTCGATGAGCAAGACCTATTCCATGGCCGGCTGGCGGATCGGCTTCGCGGTCGGCAACCGGGAGCTGATCGCGGCCCTGACGCGGGTCAAATCCTATCTCGATTATGGCGCCTTCACGCCGATCCAGGCGGCGGCGGTGGCGGCGCTGAACGGGCCGCAGGACTGCATCGCCGAGACGAGGGAGCTATACCGGCGCCGGCGGGACGTGCTGGTCGAGAGCTTCGGCCGGGCGGGCTGGGACATTCCCGTGCCGCAGGCGTCGATGTTCGCCTGGGCGGCCATTCCCGAGGCCTTCGCCAAGCTGGGGAGCATGGAATTTTCCAAGCGGCTGCTGGCCGAGGCGGGCGTGGCGGTGGCGCCGGGGGTCGGCTTTGGCGAGGAGGGCGAGGGCTTCGTCCGCATCGCCCTGGTCGAGAACGAACAGCGGCTGCGGCAGGCGGCGCGGGGCGTGAAGAAGCTGCTGAAAGGCGCCTAG
- a CDS encoding ionic transporter y4hA, giving the protein MSAVTARASNLVPPVAVGIALLDLAGLSWWALSTVVLAATVLAAVHHAEVVAARVGEPFGTLILALAVTVIETGLIVSLMLAAPEGASTLARDTVFAASMIILNLMLGICLIAAARRLVEQRFVRTGANAAISTIAALLVLTLVLPNFTTSVPGPIYSPAQLAFVAAFALILYLTFVFAQTIRHRDYFVRPAVPGDDVDHRPSAGVAGLSFTLLLFSLVAVVLLAKGLSTPLEETIAAAGAPRALVGIVIAGVVLLPEGLAALKAARLGLLQTSLNLALGSALATIGLTIPAVTVVAFLLDLPLALGLDTKGMVLLTLTLFISSLSLARGRVTVLHGAVHLVIFAAYLLVTIVP; this is encoded by the coding sequence ACCTCGTCCCGCCGGTCGCCGTCGGCATAGCCCTGCTCGACCTTGCCGGCTTGAGCTGGTGGGCGCTGTCGACCGTGGTGCTGGCGGCGACGGTGCTCGCCGCCGTCCACCATGCCGAGGTGGTCGCGGCGCGGGTAGGGGAGCCGTTCGGCACGCTCATCCTCGCGCTTGCCGTCACGGTCATCGAGACCGGCCTGATCGTCAGCCTGATGCTCGCGGCGCCCGAGGGCGCGAGCACGCTCGCGCGCGACACCGTGTTCGCGGCGAGCATGATCATCCTCAACCTGATGCTCGGCATCTGCCTGATCGCGGCCGCCCGTCGGCTGGTCGAGCAGCGCTTCGTGCGCACCGGCGCCAACGCCGCCATCAGCACGATCGCCGCCTTGCTGGTGCTGACCCTTGTCCTTCCGAACTTCACCACCAGCGTTCCCGGCCCGATCTACAGCCCCGCCCAGCTCGCCTTCGTCGCCGCCTTCGCGCTCATCCTCTACCTGACCTTCGTTTTTGCCCAGACCATCCGCCACCGCGACTATTTCGTCCGGCCGGCAGTCCCCGGAGATGATGTCGACCACCGTCCCAGCGCCGGGGTAGCAGGCCTGTCTTTCACTTTGCTGCTGTTCAGCCTGGTCGCAGTGGTGCTCCTCGCCAAGGGCCTGTCGACGCCACTCGAGGAGACGATCGCCGCCGCTGGCGCACCGCGCGCGCTGGTCGGCATCGTCATTGCCGGCGTGGTGCTGCTTCCCGAAGGGCTCGCCGCCCTCAAGGCAGCGCGGCTCGGCCTTCTCCAGACCAGCCTCAACCTCGCGCTCGGGTCTGCGCTCGCCACCATCGGCCTCACCATCCCAGCAGTGACCGTGGTCGCCTTCCTGCTCGACCTTCCGCTTGCGCTCGGGCTCGACACCAAGGGCATGGTGCTGCTGACCCTGACCCTGTTCATCTCGTCCCTGTCGCTGGCGCGCGGGCGGGTGACGGTCCTCCACGGGGCCGTCCACCTCGTCATCTTCGCCGCCTATTTGCTGGTGACGATCGTCCCCTAG